In a genomic window of Magnolia sinica isolate HGM2019 chromosome 14, MsV1, whole genome shotgun sequence:
- the LOC131225585 gene encoding FCS-Like Zinc finger 15: MVGLSILLEAQKTLNKSPQIISKITMRRPSSPSSMNPSSPLPAISFLDTCFLCNKRLSPGTDIYMYRGDRAFCSVECRCRQIFMDEESVIKENCSAAAAAAAGATASARRRSKGSRNRAGGLFAY, encoded by the exons atGGTGGGCCTTAGCATACTCCTCGAGGCCCAGAAGACACTGAACAAAAGCCCACAGATCATCAGCAAAATTACCATGCGAAgaccctcctctccttcttccaTGAATCCTTCATCACCTCTCCCAGCAATCTCCTTCCTAGACACTTGTTTCCTCTGTAATAAGCGCCTCTCTCCTGGAACAGACATCTACATGTACAG gGGCGATAGAGCGTTTTGTAGCGTGGAGTGTAGATGCAGACAGATTTTTATGGACGAGGAGAGTGTTATAAAAGAGAACTGTTCTGccgcggctgctgctgctgctggcgcTACTGCATCTGCTCGTCGTCGCAGCAAAGGGAGTAGGAACCGAGCAGGTGGATTATTTGCGTATTGA